In the genome of Aphidius gifuensis isolate YNYX2018 linkage group LG6, ASM1490517v1, whole genome shotgun sequence, the window AATGGAATTTAATTGACgtaagtttaataatattctttcaaaagaaattaaattgtaaaatgatttgtaaattataaatatttattgtagatGTATTCAGACGCCTGGTTTAATTCTGGAGCTGATTTAGCAAATATTGCTCATCTTGAATCACTTTCAAGtcctgttttttattattactttaattataaaggctcattttcattttcacaaaTATTTGGATCAACCAGAGACGATTTTGGAGTATGTCATTGTGATGAATTACTCTATCTTTTTCCATTgggtgattttaaaaatacatacactAAACAAGATTTAAAAATGGTCGACATAATAACTACACTTTGGTACAATTTCGCTAAGACtgggtaaataaattttttttaatttttatcttatcaaaaacaatgatagcaatacttttattttcatatatgaaaaaattttattttagaaatccAACACCaacaattacaaataaattgtcaacCAAGTGGAAGCCAATTAGAACTACagataatgaatatttacttattaaaaATCCTGAGACAATAAAaatgtctaaaaatttaaatccagAAAGAACATTATTCTGGAAAGATTTACTTGATCATATAGAAAATactcatcaaaataatatcaaagaagaattgtaaattaacaatttagaATATATGATAAAGTGTTAAATTATGTATAgcactaaaaatatataaaatatctcaataaaaatatcgtattaaatatttttttcaatatcatctCAATATCATGTATaacgtttcttttttttttgaatccaATAAAAGAATTACGAAACACACGGATGAATTTTAAAAGGTGGGGATTTGCATGAGTGATACTATATGTATACTTTAAATAATCGTACATCTgagtattttttcttaaagcTTATGACTCCCCTTCTATGCGTCCACTAAGTCACAcacacatttataaaaaaataaacgatgtAAATCGAGTGCTGCCGAGTTTACTTTGAGATAGCCGACATCAGCCGAAatccatatatttaatactactattAAATATATGCCGAAATCACCATGTCTCGGCAGCACTCGGTTTacatcgtttatttttttataaatgtatgcAAATGTATGTGTGACTTAGTGGACGCATAGAAATCATAACTTCAATACTCAGATCCAAACATTCAGTAGCTCGCCTGTAGACAGTTAGGCTGACGAGGCCAACACGCGACCatcaataatatacatatcaaATTTACGTCACACGTTGAATGATCAATAATGGGTACAAAGTTTGCGgtgactcttttttttattgcaagcggtttgtgttttttattcactgtagcatcatcaccaccaattgtaaacattaaaaatggTACAATTGAAGGCACAGAAATTACAACCGACAGTggaagaaatatattttcatttcaaggTATTCCATATGCACTTCCACCAATTGGAAAATTACGTTTTGaggtacaataatattttgtaataatactaataaataataatacattttgtttttttgtttttttaaatataagttaaaaatttaaataaataaattaattaaattgttttgacTTTTGATTTGAtctatttacaaataataaattcatcaattgtttgttggaataaataaatcaagtattaaaaatagaaacgaTTAGTGGTGATAACCTTGTTAATGATTGTgctttaaataacaaaacagaTAGAAAAAGATTTCAtgcattatcttttttttttttttttgtataaaattacatattattaatgaCTAAATTTATGCATTAAACTTAAATGCACATTGTTTGATTGAgccatataataataaaaaataaaattatgaaatttattatgtaaaaacaattgactcaataaaaacttttaaataagatataaattattttttttataaatttttttttaataaaaattaaactatttatCAGGTACCACAACCAGCTAATGCATGGACAAATGTCCTTATCGCAAATAAAGATGCAGAAGTATGTATTCAACGTGATTTTATATTGAGCAGAGATATTATTGGTTCAGAAAATTGTCTTTATCTAAATGTTTACACTCCAAAATTGCCGAATTCACAAAATCAagatgttgatgaaaaatatccaGTTATGTTTTGGATACATGGAGGAGCATTTATTCAGGGATCAAGcgattcaaatatttatggaCCTGGTTATCTTCTTGACTACAATACTGTACTTGTTACCATCAATTACAggtaaaagaattttaaattattaaattaaaaaaaaaaaaaaaacagtcaattatttttcattacaaagcaaatttttcatttgatatataGACTTGGACCAATGGGTTTTTTAAGTACCGAAGATACAATTTTACCTGGTAATTTAGGAATGAAAGACCAAGTCCAAGCATTgaggtaaaaaattttgattatcaacaaataattaaataattattaataataaatcattatttttttagatgggTCAATGagaatattgataaatttggtGGTGATCCAAATTGTGTCACAATATTTGGTGAAAGTGCTGGTGGAGTTTCTACTCATTATCACATGATAAGTCCTCTTTCTAaaggtattttttaaacttcttttcaattttttaattatctcatctagattaataaattatataaatatttttaaggaCTATTTCATCGAGCAATATCACAAAGTGGAACAATTCATTCTTCATGGACATTATATAGACCTGGATCGGCAAAAAAACATGCTAAACGTTTAGGTGAAATGATGAATTGTCCAACTAATAATTCAGTGGAGTTTGTTGATTGCATGCGTAACATTGATGCAAAAAACATTATTGAaactgatgataattttaaggTAAAAAAACATGCATGTTtaacttaaatatttattttttataatatttattttttaattgatcattCAAGGTTCTCGGAATCGATCCTTTGATCACATTTAAACTATCAATTGAGCCTGATCATTCAGGTGcttttttaacaaaagaaCCAActgaattaattgaaaaaggtCAAATAAATGATGTTCCTTGGTTAACTGGATTGAATTCTCACGAAGGTTCACTCAGAGTAATGACTTTATTTAGCAATGATGAAAGGGACTCGTTAACTAAGCTCAATGAAAATGGACAGGACAAAGTATGCACCAGTGTCTTTGACAATTGATGATAGTTGTCCCGAAAATCTTCAAGACaaagtaacaaataaaattcgtaaattttattttggcgATGAGGATATTACTCGATCAACAAAAACAGAGTTAATAAATGCAagtgataagaaaaatattaaccaGTGATAAGTGATACTGATATGACTTGACtgtttgatgaaataaatttatgtgatATTTACAGATGTATTCCGATGCATGGTTTAATGTTGGAACTTGTGAATCAGTTAAAactcattataaaaaattttcaagtccagtatatttttatcattttgcaTACAGAGGAAGATACTCTGTCTCAAATGTATATGATATTTTTGGAGAATATGGAGTTAGTCATGCAGATGaacttcaatatttattttcatttaatataagatttttttttgatcttaTAAAACTTCCTGTAGCCACTGAAGATTTAAATGTTGCTCATTTTATGACAAATTTGTGGTATAACTTTGCAAAAACTgggtatttattataatttataaattaaaaaaaaaaaaattaacaatacacctgacaaatattataattatgtaatttaaataatattacagaAATCCTACACCAgaaataacagaaaaaatacCAGTTAAATGGCTACCAGTACAAAGTGAAgaacttgaatattttgatattaaaagttCAACAAGTTtcgaaatgttaaaaaattttcaaagtgaTAGAATTGCATTTTGGAATAGCATTCCTCATCGTGCAAATATTGttccatttttaaatgatgcCAAAGatgaattgtaatatttttaattataaaagacATGTAACATgccaacaataattaaaataaataaataaataaataaaaaatatgttttgaataaattaatgtaattttttttttttttttgttatgtaatatttgaatcaatctataatttgtttttctcactatataattaaaaataatttgaataaataaatttgtttgtttttttatttaaaaaaaaaaaaaaaacgtttttaattttgtaaaaaggAAAGAGTTATGCTTGAGAAATCAAGGTAATATATTCTGCAACAACCAGTAACAATATACAAGGCAATAGGAACTTTCTACATAAAAAGAAACTGTTAGAAAAAAGATAATACACGAACAGGTTACAGCACAGTTGTGCTGGTTATGTCAGAGAGTGAACatcaataatttacatatttttctaattttaattctacttgataaataaataaaataacaagtgaAATGTTgttagtaataaaatatttaactatcACATGTTTGTGTTGTTGTATGCATGTGTTGGCATCACCAAGAGTAACGATTAAAAATGGAACACTCCAAGgatcaataataacaacaagaaATGGAAGACAAATATTTGCCTTTCAAGGTATACCATATGCACGTCCACCAATTGGTGATTTACGTTTTGAGGTAACATGCCAACATTCATCTaacataaataacaaaaattactttataataaatatttaattacagcTACCACAACCAGCTGATTCATGGAAAGATGTATATATTGCTCAAAAAGATGCAGACATTTGTGTTCAAAAAGACATTTTTGATAATGGAAAAATGAGTGGATCAGAGGACTGTCtttatataaatgtgtatACTCCAAAATTGATGAtcgataaaaatgaaaatgaactTTACCCAGTGATGGTCTGGTACCATGGTGGCGGATTTTACTGTGGCTCTGGTTACTCAAAACTTTATGGTCCAAAATATCTTCTTGATCATAATGTTGTCCTGGTCACTGTAAACTACAGGTTGatactgtaaaaataaaaataaacatttaaataatttttattttttattttacagattaGGACCATTGGTTTTCTCAGTACTGAAGATATGATACTACCTGGTAATTTAGGATTGAAAGATCAAGTACAAGCATTAAggtttgaatataaattaaaaataatttataaaataaataataaataataaatataactttaGATGggtcaatgaaaatattgcagCATTTGGTGGTGATCCAAATAGTGTTACAATATTTGGAGAAAGTGCTGGTGGTGCTAGTGCTCATTATCACATGATAAGTCCTATGTCAAAaggtttcttttatttttctttttgtctattaatttataaaattcaattaaacaaattaaattacattgtattattatttttaacaggaCTTTTTCATCGTGCAATATCACAAAGTGGAACTATTCATTGTCCATGGGCTTTACATCAACCAGGTCAAGCCAAAGAAAAAGCTATACGTTTAGGTAGCTTGTTAAATTGTCCAACAACCAATTCAATTGAACTTGTTAAttgtttaagaaaaataaatgcaattgatattattgaaatgcAAGAAAAAATGTCAATATGGTCAATTGATCCAGTCATTCCATTTAGACCAGTTATTGAGCCAAATCATCCAAGTGCATTTTTAAAAGAGGATCCAAATGAGTCATTGGAAAATGGAAATATCAATGATGTACCTTGGCTTACTGGAATTAATGCACACGAAGGTGCAATAAGAGCtatacattattttcataataataaaaaagattttatttctgaattaaatgaaaaatggtCTGAACTTGCACCAATGATTTTACTCTATGAACATACTTGtccaaaaaatttacaagccAAAGTAACAAGTAAAATTcgtgaattttattttggtaataaaattatcaatgaaaattctaaatctgatttgataaatgtaaaaacaaaaaacttttaataattaattaatttggtaaatttaaaatggcattaaatatattgtttttttttttttttaaattacagatGTATACTGATGGTTGGTTTGGAGTACCAGCTTCCAGATCTATCAAGACacatcttaaaaaattttctaatcctgtttatttttattatttttcatacaaagGAAGGTACTCtgtatcaaatatatatactttatttcAAGATTATGGAGTCTGTCATGGTGATGAACTTCAGTATATATTTccaattgatataaaatttttctttgaattattTGGATTACCAATAAGCACAgaagataataatatgattGATATTATGACTCAGCTATGGTACAACTTTGCAAAAACTGGGTTAGTAAATtcaaacataaattaaaaatatttataattgaaaattaatttttaaatcaattttagaAATCCAACACCTGATGTTACAAAGGAAAATCCAGTAAAATGGCTATCAGTACAAACTGATAAATTAGAGtatcttgaaattaaaaattcaatggatATAAAAATGTCAGAAAATCTTAATAAAGAAAGAATGACATTCTGGGATAACACATTgtatcaaatgaattttaatcaatCCTATGATCACATAGACTCTGAAGATATCAAagatgaattataaattataatttataatgcatatttatatatatttttttacattttaatttatgtaccTAATTGTATTCGtgctagaatttttttttttttctattaaaattttagttaattatttttttatataacacgtttgtatttaatttttattgccaAGTcatgtgaaagaaaaaaaatcaataaatatttgtataaaaaatttgatgtaaaaataaaaaaaaaatatttaatatttattactttaatgcaataaaatatacagtttatttttttttaaattaatttgactaattttatattgtccTTGACATAATTagcgtagaaaaaaaaatgtagaagtCATCATTAGtctatataaatatgttttttattgatatttttttttttttttaaactcttgagaatttataaatttttaaaatacatatctatTATAATTAAggcttgataaaaaattttaaaacgagTTTAACGATAATAAGTTTGTAGATatgcaagtaaaaaaaatacaataaggTCGTTGactgatattgataataatgaaatagcACCCAAGTTAAAAAGTGTTTATCAACTTTTAAACAGTATTGCTGAGTTGAGTGCAGTTGAagcatcaaatttttcatgtcAATCGTTTCGTTTAAACTGTTGTAAATTAGTTATCAATGTCAagtgtaatatttaaattattaatcgtTACAATTTGGGCATgtagtattttaattaatgcttcaccaattgtaaaaataaaaaatggaactCTCGAGGGCTCAATAATGAAATCTAAAAATggaagaaatttttattcttttagaGGAATACCATATGCTCTTCCACCAATTGGTGAATTGCGATTCAAGGTtcgtttgaaaaaataaaaacaataaatttgtaaatatttaacagtCTCCAAAACCTGCTACATCATGGAAAGGTACACGATCAGCAAAAAAAGATGCAGATATGTGCATTCAAGTCAATAGTTATCAAAAGAATAATttgcttgataaaataattggttCAGAGGACTGTCTATATCTTAATGTATACACACCCGAATTACCAACTCTCAATacagaaaatatatcaaaaaaatatccagtAATGATTTGGATTCATGgcaagtattatttaaaatttttattaatttattactgatattttattgttaataaataaaggagGTGGATGGTTAGAAGGATCTGGTCATTCAGATTAAACACAGCCCAATTTATTTTCTCGATCACGATATTGTTCTAGTTACAATAAACTacaggtaaaattatttaaaaaaaaaaaaataacaacatacTTTTTTAAcgtgtatttaaatattacagaCTTGGTCCATTGGGTTTTTTAAGTACCCAAGATATAGTATCACCGGGTAACTATGGAATGAAAGATCAAGTCCAGTCAATAAGGTAAACgttatgtcaaaaaaaaaaaaaaaaaaaaattatacaataatcatgtgtcattttaataatattttaagatgggtcaaagaaaatattgatgCTTTTGGTGGTGATCCAAATAGTGTAACACTATTTGGTGAAAGTGCAGGAGGAGCAAGTATTCATTATCACATGATGAGTCCTCTTGCAAAAGGTAAAAttgtattcaatttattttacgtaattaaattttatcacgcaacaagtcaattattattt includes:
- the LOC122858957 gene encoding esterase FE4-like, coding for MKMDRTKYAPVSLTIDDSCPENLQDKVTNKIRKFYFGDEDITRSTKTELINMYSDAWFNVGTCESVKTHYKKFSSPVYFYHFAYRGRYSVSNVYDIFGEYGVSHADELQYLFSFNIRFFFDLIKLPVATEDLNVAHFMTNLWYNFAKTGNPTPEITEKIPVKWLPVQSEELEYFDIKSSTSFEMLKNFQSDRIAFWNSIPHRANIVPFLNDAKDEL
- the LOC122859695 gene encoding juvenile hormone esterase-like; this encodes MGTKFAVTLFFIASGLCFLFTVASSPPIVNIKNGTIEGTEITTDSGRNIFSFQGIPYALPPIGKLRFEVPQPANAWTNVLIANKDAEVCIQRDFILSRDIIGSENCLYLNVYTPKLPNSQNQDVDEKYPVMFWIHGGAFIQGSSDSNIYGPGYLLDYNTVLVTINYRLGPMGFLSTEDTILPGNLGMKDQVQALRWVNENIDKFGGDPNCVTIFGESAGGVSTHYHMISPLSKGLFHRAISQSGTIHSSWTLYRPGSAKKHAKRLGEMMNCPTNNSVEFVDCMRNIDAKNIIETDDNFKVLGIDPLITFKLSIEPDHSGAFLTKEPTELIEKGQINDVPWLTGLNSHEGSLRVMTLFSNDERDSLTKLNENGQDKMYSDAWFNVGTCESVKTHYKKFSSPVYFYHFAYRGRYSVSNVYDIFGEYGVSHADELQYLFSFNIRFFFDLIKLPVATEDLNVAHFMTNLWYNFAKTGNPTPEITEKIPVKWLPVQSEELEYFDIKSSTSFEMLKNFQSDRIAFWNSIPHRANIVPFLNDAKDELVTIKNGTLQGSIITTRNGRQIFAFQGIPYARPPIGDLRFELPQPADSWKDVYIAQKDADICVQKDIFDNGKMSGSEDCLYINVYTPKLMIDKNENELYPVMVWYHGGGFYCGSGYSKLYGPKYLLDHNVVLIRTIGFLSTEDMILPGNLGLKDQVQALRWVNENIAAFGGDPNSVTIFGESAGGASAHYHMISPMSKGLFHRAISQSGTIHCPWALHQPGQAKEKAIRLGSLLNCPTTNSIELVNCLRKINAIDIIEMQEKMSIWSIDPVIPFRPVIEPNHPSAFLKEDPNESLENGNINDVPWLTGINAHEGAIRAIHYFHNNKKDFISELNEKWSELAPMILLYEHTCPKNLQAKVTSKIREFYFGNKIINENSKSDLINMYTDGWFGVPASRSIKTHLKKFSNPVYFYYFSYKGRYSVSNIYTLFQDYGVCHGDELQYIFPIDIKFFFELFGLPISTEDNNMIDIMTQLWYNFAKTGNPTPDVTKENPVKWLSVQTDKLEYLEIKNSMDIKMSENLNKERMTFWDNTLYQMNFNQSYDHIDSEDIKDEL